Proteins from a genomic interval of Schistocerca cancellata isolate TAMUIC-IGC-003103 chromosome 8, iqSchCanc2.1, whole genome shotgun sequence:
- the LOC126095434 gene encoding uncharacterized protein LOC126095434, translating to MEAARETLTPTSNLRTQYMAVLREVRQLQDHFGLSVACDVAANIITLLYSIDIFLSFATVGYQMCIVTISTIFMCYSLLRLLMVAETCAAASSGADEVRSLFAECSLEVPPLHFSAAGFFYVDRSLLVSVISITVTYVIVLYQFHSV from the coding sequence ATGGAAGCTGCACGTGAGACTTTAACGCCCACCTCGAACCTGCGCACGCAGTACATGGCGGTGCTGAGGGAAGTGCGGCAACTGCAGGACCACTTTGGGCTCTCCGTCGCCTGCGATGTGGCTGCCAACATCATCACCCTGCTGTACAGCATCGACATTTTCCTTAGCTTTGCTACAGTGGGCTACCAGATGTGCATCGTCACAATAAGTACGATTTTCATGTGCTATTCCCTGTTGCGTCTCTTGATGGTCGCGGAGACCTGCGCCGCAGCATCCAGCGGCGCTGATGAGGTCCGCAGTCTGTTCGCCGAGTGTTCGCTGGAGGTTCCGCCACTACACTTCTCCGCTGCCGGGTTCTTCTATGTTGACAGGTCGCTGCTCGTCTCAGTCATCAGTATTACCGTCACGTACGTCATCGTGCTGTACCAGTTCCACTCCGTATAG